One window from the genome of Magnolia sinica isolate HGM2019 chromosome 4, MsV1, whole genome shotgun sequence encodes:
- the LOC131242009 gene encoding uncharacterized protein LOC131242009 — protein sequence MERGVAKLEMQKAAFLPSFQANTLEKPIFKEEIKVPVDSLRDKALGPNGFPLAFFQVFLNLVRKDVVRFIDEFFTSIQLPAQMVASLIALVSKKEEANCLKDFRQISLIGAPHKILAKILAIRFRSIIGHVISKVQGTFVEERPILDSALIAMSASMLIKRKAKKGSVYKLNIGKAYKHVESDILDYILGRIGCNSRWREWIQVCIGITSFLVLVNGSPKEFFKSSRGIRQGDPLLRFFFMEVADALSKMLDKGSPLPG from the exons ATGGAGAGAGGGGTGGCAAAGTTGGAAATGCAAAAAGCTGCCTTCCTACCATCATTTCAG GCAAATACCCTTGAAAAGCCGATCTTCAAGGAGGAGATAAAGGTCCCGGTGGATTCTTTGAGGGATAAGGCACTGGGGCCAAATGGTTTCCCTTTGGCGTTCTTCCAAGTATTTTTAAACTTGGTTAGAAAGGATGTGGTCAGATTCATTGATGAATTCTTTACTAGTATTCAGCTTCCAGCTCAGATGGTTGCCTCATTGATTGCGTTAGTGTCAAAGAAAGAGGAAGCAAATTGCTTGAAGGATTTTAGACAGATAAGCCTGATAGGTGCTCCTCATAAAATCCTAGCAAAAATCTTGGCCATCAGATTTCGATCAATTATCGGGCATGTCATCTCCAAGGTTCAAGGCACTTTTGTTGAGGAGAGACCAATTCTGGACAGTGCATTGATAGCCATGAGTGCATCGATGCTCATTAAAAGGAAGGCAAAAAAAGGTAGTGTTTATAAGCTCAACATAGGAAAGGCGTACAAACATGTTGAGTCGGACATCTTGGATTATATATTAGGTCGGATTGGTTGCAATTctagatggagggagtggatccaAGTATGTATCGGGATAACTAGTTTCTTAGTTCTAGTCAATGGGTCACCAAAAGAGTTTTTTAAATCCTCAAGAGGTATCAGGCAAGGGGATCCACTATTGCGATTCTTCTTCATGGAGGTTGCAGATGCTTTGAGCAAGATGCTGGACAAGGGATCCCCTCTTCCTGGATAA